Proteins encoded together in one Psychrobacter sanguinis window:
- the hemH gene encoding ferrochelatase, producing the protein MKPNKPPRIAILLVNLGTPDEPTAPAVRRYLKQFLSDPRVIEIPQFLWAIILNLFVLPSRPKRVAAAYASVWKGDSPIRRILAQQVEKLQSRLDGSLAPFEVSVHSAMTYGNPGLPDVMDSLRSEGVDHFVILPLFPQYSATSGGAVYDAVTKWSLKQRNLPNLTIVKDYFAHPLYIKALADSIRRFQAVHGKPEKLMFSFHGIPQPYADKGDPYPKRCKCTAAQVAQELGLTEDEWIISFQSRFGKQEWVKPYTDVTLEEWGKAGVRSVQVVSPAFSADCLETLEELAMENRDNFINAGGKEYHYIPALNDDEAHIDLMEALAKPLAAGWAATLEGWA; encoded by the coding sequence ATGAAACCAAATAAGCCTCCCCGTATTGCCATCTTGCTCGTCAACCTGGGTACCCCAGATGAGCCGACAGCGCCAGCAGTACGACGCTACCTTAAGCAGTTTTTATCTGACCCTAGGGTGATCGAGATACCTCAATTTTTATGGGCGATTATTTTAAATTTATTTGTGTTACCCAGTCGCCCGAAGCGGGTAGCAGCAGCTTATGCCAGTGTTTGGAAGGGAGATTCTCCCATTCGCAGGATACTAGCGCAACAAGTTGAAAAATTACAGAGTCGTTTAGACGGCAGTTTGGCGCCTTTTGAGGTGTCTGTGCATTCGGCAATGACTTATGGCAATCCAGGGTTGCCTGATGTGATGGATAGCCTGCGTAGTGAAGGCGTAGACCACTTTGTGATTCTGCCTCTGTTTCCACAATACTCGGCTACCTCGGGTGGTGCTGTCTATGATGCGGTGACCAAATGGTCGTTAAAGCAGCGCAATTTGCCTAACTTAACGATTGTTAAAGACTACTTTGCCCATCCGTTATATATCAAAGCATTGGCAGATTCAATCCGTCGATTCCAAGCGGTACATGGCAAGCCTGAAAAGTTAATGTTCAGCTTCCATGGCATTCCGCAACCCTATGCCGACAAAGGTGATCCTTATCCCAAACGCTGTAAATGTACTGCTGCTCAGGTAGCTCAGGAATTGGGATTGACAGAGGATGAATGGATTATTAGTTTCCAATCTCGATTTGGCAAACAAGAGTGGGTCAAGCCTTATACTGATGTGACATTAGAGGAATGGGGTAAAGCCGGCGTCCGTTCAGTGCAGGTGGTGAGTCCTGCTTTTTCCGCCGACTGTTTAGAGACTTTAGAAGAGTTGGCAATGGAAAATCGTGATAACTTTATCAATGCAGGCGGAAAAGAGTACCACTATATTCCAGCTTTAAATGATGATGAAGCGCACATAGACTTGATGGAAGCTTTGGCCAAGCCATTAGCAGCGGGATGGGCAGCTACTCTTGAAGGGTGGGCTTAA
- a CDS encoding amidohydrolase, protein MIKKIIPTLVSLSLLAGCSSNTENTVSVEPKVTQVNKAHLYYNGNIIPMNTTEPSTVEALVERKGRIVYVGNLAKAKDQFMDSEQIDLEGRTLLPGFIDAHSHFGMVSNTMGQVDLNPPPVGNISSIDQMLSALKNYKAENNIADGEWIYGWGYDESQLSDKRHPNKRELDKALPNNPVYIQHTSGHMGVANSLALEKMKVSAATKNPEGGMIGRLPNSNEPNGLVQETAMYPFVGHMLQVLNSKQAEFFDQTQDVYAQKGITTAQDGMTDREAIRFFQSQADQGKLKIDLVSLAGFSELESNLKDLDLTFKTYNNGFKVQGTKIIADGSPQGKTAYFTQPYLTKVEGCEKDCTGLPSLSQDTLNDLFKLAYQADNQLFIHANGDASIDMVIKAHEYASKALNQALDKDRRTVVIHSQFVRPDQLETFKKYNIEPSFFTNHAYFWGDVHLENLGKKRAGFLSPIASADKLGLKYTNHSDATVTPIDPLFTMWTAVNRLSRSGKVIGSEEKTSPYQALKSVTSHAAYQLFEEDKKGTLEVGKIADFVILDRNPLTIKPMQIRDIKVVQTIKNGKPVYDATQEVAETAK, encoded by the coding sequence ATGATCAAAAAAATTATCCCCACACTAGTTAGTCTAAGTCTTCTTGCGGGATGTAGTTCTAATACTGAAAATACGGTCAGCGTTGAACCTAAAGTTACCCAAGTGAATAAGGCCCATCTATATTACAACGGCAATATTATTCCTATGAACACCACTGAGCCTAGTACAGTGGAAGCTTTGGTTGAGCGTAAAGGTAGAATTGTTTATGTGGGGAATTTAGCAAAAGCCAAAGATCAGTTTATGGATAGTGAGCAGATAGACTTGGAGGGGAGAACACTGCTACCAGGCTTTATAGATGCGCATAGTCATTTTGGCATGGTGTCTAATACCATGGGGCAAGTCGACTTAAACCCGCCACCTGTGGGTAATATCTCTAGCATCGATCAGATGCTTTCCGCTTTAAAAAACTATAAGGCTGAAAACAATATCGCTGATGGAGAGTGGATATACGGATGGGGGTATGATGAAAGCCAGTTGTCGGATAAGCGTCATCCCAATAAGAGGGAGCTGGACAAAGCATTGCCCAATAATCCAGTATACATTCAACACACCAGCGGTCATATGGGCGTTGCTAACTCATTAGCGCTTGAGAAAATGAAAGTCTCTGCGGCTACCAAAAATCCAGAAGGCGGAATGATTGGTCGATTGCCGAATTCAAATGAGCCCAATGGACTAGTGCAAGAAACAGCGATGTATCCTTTTGTCGGTCATATGCTCCAAGTGCTGAACAGCAAACAAGCCGAATTTTTTGATCAAACCCAAGATGTCTACGCTCAAAAGGGAATCACCACTGCTCAAGATGGGATGACAGATAGAGAGGCCATTCGCTTTTTCCAGTCCCAAGCGGATCAGGGAAAATTAAAAATTGATTTGGTATCGCTGGCAGGCTTTAGTGAGCTTGAAAGTAACTTAAAAGATCTAGACCTCACCTTTAAAACCTATAACAATGGTTTTAAGGTGCAAGGTACGAAGATTATTGCGGATGGTTCACCGCAAGGTAAGACTGCTTATTTTACTCAACCTTATTTGACTAAGGTGGAAGGCTGTGAAAAGGACTGTACCGGTTTACCTAGCTTATCCCAAGATACCCTTAATGATTTATTCAAATTGGCGTATCAAGCAGACAATCAGTTATTTATTCATGCCAATGGCGATGCCAGCATTGATATGGTTATCAAGGCTCATGAATACGCCTCAAAAGCATTAAATCAGGCCTTGGATAAAGACCGTCGAACTGTGGTGATACATTCGCAATTTGTGAGACCTGATCAGCTTGAAACCTTTAAGAAATACAATATAGAGCCTTCTTTCTTTACCAATCATGCCTACTTCTGGGGCGATGTGCATCTTGAAAATTTGGGTAAGAAAAGAGCAGGTTTCTTAAGTCCTATAGCGAGTGCAGATAAACTAGGACTTAAATACACCAATCACTCAGATGCAACGGTAACCCCAATTGATCCTTTATTCACCATGTGGACTGCGGTAAATAGACTTTCTAGAAGTGGAAAGGTCATAGGCTCTGAAGAGAAAACCAGTCCTTATCAAGCTTTAAAATCAGTGACTAGCCATGCCGCTTACCAACTATTTGAAGAGGACAAGAAAGGCACACTTGAGGTAGGTAAGATCGCTGATTTTGTGATACTTGATAGAAATCCGCTCACAATAAAACCGATGCAAATTAGAGATATTAAAGTGGTACAGACCATTAAAAATGGCAAACCTGTTTATGATGCGACACAAGAAGTTGCTGAGACAGCTAAATAG
- a CDS encoding ferritin, with protein MSDKRISDSMEQALNDQMNNEAAQAQAYLSLGVWADSNNYSGIAEFFYKHSEEERQHMFKFLEYIQTRGGEAKIGAIPAPRDYPVDLESCIEDVWQHELDNSKKIYELVDKALEERDWPTFNFLQWFVKEQIEEEALIDGLRDKYALASETKDNNANFYSLDRDMANASQEAELPRDQTL; from the coding sequence ATGAGCGACAAACGTATTTCTGACAGTATGGAACAGGCCTTAAATGATCAAATGAATAATGAAGCTGCCCAAGCGCAGGCCTATTTATCTTTAGGTGTTTGGGCTGATTCAAACAATTATTCAGGCATTGCAGAGTTCTTCTATAAGCATTCAGAAGAAGAACGTCAACACATGTTTAAATTTTTAGAATATATTCAAACTCGCGGTGGTGAAGCCAAAATTGGTGCCATCCCTGCCCCACGTGACTATCCTGTAGATTTAGAATCTTGTATTGAAGATGTGTGGCAACACGAGCTTGATAACTCTAAAAAAATCTATGAATTAGTAGACAAAGCGCTAGAAGAGAGAGACTGGCCAACTTTTAACTTCTTACAATGGTTCGTGAAAGAGCAAATTGAAGAAGAAGCGTTAATCGATGGACTTCGTGATAAATACGCTTTGGCTTCAGAAACCAAAGACAATAATGCAAACTTCTATTCTTTAGACCGTGATATGGCAAATGCTTCGCAAGAAGCTGAATTACCTCGCGATCAGACTCTATAA
- a CDS encoding glucose 1-dehydrogenase: MNPSELFDLTDKIAIVTGGANGIGKATALMLAKHGANIVIADLKLEDAEIAAKEVEALGVKALAVECNVLKDEHLVNLTEQTVKEFGAIHILINNAGGGGGGRENPFKADVSDIKRDFELNVFSGWRLCQLVVPHMKKAGYGSIVFTTSMSSINKSPNMSGYGGSKAAVNHMVANLAHDFGPEVRINAVGPGATKTAALKSVLTPEIEKTMLQHTPIKRLGTAEDIAGAMLYFASPISEWVSGQTLFVNGGGVQTLE, from the coding sequence ATGAATCCTAGCGAATTATTTGATTTGACAGATAAGATAGCCATAGTGACCGGTGGTGCAAATGGTATTGGTAAAGCTACGGCGTTAATGCTTGCAAAACATGGTGCCAATATCGTTATTGCCGATTTAAAACTAGAAGATGCTGAAATAGCCGCTAAAGAAGTCGAGGCATTAGGGGTTAAGGCATTGGCTGTTGAATGTAATGTACTAAAAGATGAGCATTTGGTAAATTTAACCGAGCAGACGGTAAAAGAATTTGGGGCTATCCATATCTTAATCAATAATGCAGGCGGTGGTGGCGGTGGTCGTGAAAATCCATTTAAAGCAGACGTTTCTGATATCAAACGTGATTTTGAACTGAATGTGTTTAGTGGTTGGCGTCTGTGTCAGTTGGTGGTACCACACATGAAAAAAGCAGGCTACGGTTCAATCGTATTTACTACTTCAATGTCGAGCATCAATAAGAGCCCAAATATGAGTGGTTATGGCGGCTCAAAAGCGGCAGTGAACCATATGGTGGCAAACTTAGCCCATGACTTCGGACCAGAGGTACGTATCAATGCGGTGGGACCAGGCGCTACTAAGACCGCTGCTTTAAAGAGTGTTCTGACACCAGAAATTGAAAAAACCATGTTGCAGCATACGCCTATCAAACGTCTGGGTACGGCTGAAGATATAGCGGGTGCCATGTTATATTTTGCCTCGCCTATCTCTGAATGGGTAAGTGGTCAAACCTTATTCGTAAATGGCGGCGGTGTACAGACTTTAGAGTAA